Proteins encoded by one window of Emticicia oligotrophica DSM 17448:
- a CDS encoding alpha/beta fold hydrolase, producing the protein MPFIQLTNAKYYYEEHGSGEETIVFSHGLLWSGHMFHKQVAYFKGRYRIITYDHRGQGQSEITPDGYDMDTLSVDAAELIEKLVGKPIIFAGLSMGGFVGMRLAARRPELIKKLILLETTAEPEPQENVGKYKMLNAIVKYIGFFPVVGSVMKIMFGQKFLNDANRIEEKNYWKNQLMSNNRKGITKAVDGVIYRKGIAEEIHKITCPTLIMVGDQDVATVPDKAKRIHSLIPNSKLVIFEGGGHTSSVEEPEVYNAEIAKFIS; encoded by the coding sequence ATGCCATTTATTCAATTAACAAACGCAAAGTATTATTATGAAGAACATGGTTCAGGAGAAGAAACCATTGTTTTTTCACATGGTTTACTCTGGAGCGGACACATGTTTCACAAACAAGTTGCTTATTTCAAGGGACGTTATCGAATTATCACTTATGACCATCGTGGACAAGGACAGTCTGAAATTACACCTGATGGGTATGATATGGATACCCTTTCTGTGGATGCTGCCGAGCTAATCGAAAAATTAGTTGGTAAACCTATTATTTTTGCCGGGCTATCTATGGGTGGTTTTGTGGGTATGCGTTTGGCAGCTCGTCGTCCAGAATTAATTAAAAAACTAATTTTGCTTGAAACTACTGCGGAGCCTGAACCACAAGAAAATGTTGGAAAATATAAAATGCTCAACGCCATAGTAAAATATATTGGTTTCTTTCCAGTTGTTGGTAGTGTGATGAAAATTATGTTTGGACAGAAGTTTTTAAATGATGCCAATAGAATAGAAGAAAAAAACTATTGGAAAAATCAGTTAATGTCTAATAATAGAAAGGGAATTACCAAAGCAGTTGATGGCGTAATTTATAGAAAAGGTATTGCCGAGGAAATTCATAAAATTACTTGCCCAACATTAATTATGGTTGGAGACCAAGATGTGGCTACCGTACCAGATAAGGCAAAACGAATCCATTCTTTAATTCCAAATTCAAAATTAGTTATCTTCGAAGGTGGTGGACACACATCTTCAGTTGAAGAGCCCGAAGTTTATAATGCAGAAATAGCAAAATTTATCTCTTAA
- a CDS encoding group III truncated hemoglobin → MNDIQNREDIELLVKSFYEKVHNEPNLAPIFEMPSEHWEIHLTRVVNFWENWLFQTGSYNGGMMWVHLQANEKHPLTTERFEQWLALWFLTTDSLFSGERAEFVKSKALEIGQIMNAKMNFVQG, encoded by the coding sequence ATGAATGATATTCAGAATAGAGAAGATATTGAATTATTGGTAAAAAGTTTCTACGAAAAAGTTCATAATGAGCCCAATTTGGCACCAATTTTTGAAATGCCCTCCGAGCATTGGGAAATACACCTAACTCGAGTAGTGAACTTTTGGGAAAATTGGTTATTTCAAACGGGTAGCTACAATGGCGGAATGATGTGGGTGCATTTACAAGCTAATGAAAAACACCCATTAACAACCGAAAGATTTGAGCAGTGGTTAGCCTTATGGTTTTTAACAACTGACTCACTATTTTCAGGCGAAAGAGCAGAATTTGTTAAAAGCAAAGCCTTAGAAATTGGACAAATTATGAATGCTAAAATGAATTTTGTTCAAGGGTAG
- a CDS encoding helix-turn-helix transcriptional regulator, with the protein MKNRIRIERAILDITQADLAEKINVSRQTINAIESNKYVPSTVLALKIARIFGKSVEEVFELEEND; encoded by the coding sequence ATGAAGAATAGAATAAGAATAGAACGGGCTATTTTAGATATTACTCAAGCAGACCTAGCCGAAAAAATAAATGTAAGTAGGCAGACTATAAATGCTATTGAAAGCAACAAATATGTTCCTTCTACTGTTTTAGCTTTAAAGATTGCTAGAATTTTTGGGAAAAGTGTTGAAGAAGTTTTTGAACTCGAAGAAAACGATTAA
- a CDS encoding GWxTD domain-containing protein, translated as MKKVFIYSFLILIAACTSNKNFQKANQQVNRNTAANQLAQQQIAPSKPAVVAMKTRYLLKDSSSVRIFMELEVENLNKGQVIQQLNDNFRFNWLLQSDYGIRDRLASGKIDINEQNLLLRDAKVTLSFDIPRPKNAAKGLLLTEVFQLEDNKKSNNDLMIDFYGNRLSDRFGVFIGNVDIPIFKNYINKRDSFQLKSVLNHTRELFLIRYKNDFLPAQSPMATSIRPSIPSLTIEEIQRVQANSYIKLANEGLYQVVEDTNATNNGFGFLIVDERYPRYTKPELLSKPLIYMTTSQELKIISDNPNAKQALDKFFLTITAGNQLVSKKIIKSYYHRIEEANRLFTTFKEGWKTDKGMVYIILGPPNKVQRSRDREVWVYAQNQNFSEIIFTFNRKPNQFTENYYELVRYPEYQAYWFPFVEAWRTGNVVD; from the coding sequence ATGAAGAAGGTATTTATTTATAGCTTTTTGATTTTAATAGCTGCTTGTACGAGCAATAAAAATTTTCAGAAAGCCAATCAACAAGTAAACCGTAATACAGCAGCAAATCAGCTTGCCCAACAGCAGATTGCTCCTTCAAAGCCAGCTGTTGTGGCTATGAAGACTCGATATTTACTGAAGGACTCCTCATCTGTTAGAATTTTCATGGAGCTTGAAGTAGAAAACCTAAATAAAGGCCAAGTTATCCAACAACTCAATGATAACTTTAGGTTTAATTGGCTTCTTCAATCAGATTATGGTATAAGAGATAGGTTGGCATCAGGTAAGATTGATATCAATGAGCAGAACTTATTACTTAGAGATGCTAAAGTTACATTAAGCTTTGATATTCCACGTCCTAAGAATGCAGCTAAAGGCTTATTATTGACAGAGGTTTTTCAATTGGAGGATAATAAAAAGTCTAATAACGACTTGATGATTGATTTTTACGGAAACCGATTAAGTGACCGATTTGGTGTATTCATAGGAAATGTGGATATTCCAATTTTTAAAAATTATATCAATAAAAGAGACTCTTTTCAATTAAAAAGTGTTTTGAATCATACTCGCGAACTGTTTTTGATTCGCTATAAAAATGATTTTTTACCTGCACAATCGCCAATGGCAACATCCATTAGGCCATCTATTCCAAGTTTGACGATTGAAGAAATCCAACGAGTACAAGCTAATAGTTATATCAAACTGGCGAACGAAGGTTTATATCAAGTAGTAGAAGATACAAATGCAACTAACAATGGTTTTGGATTTTTAATCGTCGATGAGCGTTATCCTAGATATACCAAGCCTGAGTTACTGTCAAAGCCTTTAATTTACATGACCACAAGTCAAGAGCTAAAAATAATTAGTGATAACCCTAATGCCAAACAAGCCCTTGATAAGTTCTTTTTAACTATTACTGCAGGAAATCAATTGGTTTCGAAGAAAATAATTAAAAGTTATTATCATCGAATTGAAGAAGCTAACCGTTTATTCACTACCTTTAAGGAAGGTTGGAAGACCGACAAAGGAATGGTTTATATCATTTTAGGTCCGCCAAATAAAGTTCAAAGGAGCAGGGATAGAGAAGTTTGGGTTTATGCCCAAAATCAGAATTTTTCAGAAATTATATTTACATTTAATAGAAAACCAAACCAATTTACGGAAAACTATTATGAACTGGTTCGTTATCCCGAATATCAGGCATATTGGTTTCCGTTTGTAGAAGCATGGAGAACAGGAAACGTAGTGGATTAG
- the rlmB gene encoding 23S rRNA (guanosine(2251)-2'-O)-methyltransferase RlmB, translating into MENRKRSGLGRSSEGFKKAGSDSKPGQKKRYFAKPTPVGFEKPSKPDIVFGVQSVLETLKSTKEIEKILLQRDFGHAEVEKLAREREIPVQRVPLEKLNRVTMKVHQGVIAFVSAVNYAKTSNVVADTFEKGETPLLLVLDRITDVRNFGAIARTAECAGVNAIVVPARGAAQVNADAMKTSVGALNHLPVCRENSLSQVVSELQQSGIQVVACTEKANDELYEIDFTLPTAILMGSEEDGISDNLLEQADFATKIPMMGKIGSLNVSVATAIILYEAVRQRQNNK; encoded by the coding sequence ATGGAGAACAGGAAACGTAGTGGATTAGGACGTAGTTCAGAAGGATTTAAAAAAGCAGGCAGTGATTCTAAGCCTGGACAAAAAAAAAGATATTTTGCTAAACCAACACCAGTAGGATTTGAAAAGCCTTCAAAACCTGACATTGTATTTGGTGTACAGTCTGTTTTAGAAACATTAAAAAGTACTAAAGAAATTGAAAAAATCTTACTTCAACGTGATTTCGGGCACGCTGAAGTTGAGAAACTGGCTCGTGAAAGAGAGATACCTGTACAGAGGGTTCCTTTAGAGAAACTGAATCGTGTTACGATGAAGGTTCATCAAGGTGTAATTGCATTTGTTTCTGCTGTGAATTACGCAAAAACCTCTAATGTAGTCGCTGATACTTTCGAAAAGGGTGAAACGCCACTTTTGCTAGTTTTAGACCGTATTACAGATGTTAGAAATTTTGGGGCAATTGCACGTACCGCCGAGTGTGCTGGTGTAAATGCGATAGTTGTTCCTGCTCGTGGGGCAGCACAAGTTAATGCAGATGCCATGAAAACATCGGTTGGTGCATTAAACCATTTACCAGTCTGCAGGGAAAATAGTTTGTCGCAAGTAGTTAGCGAGTTACAACAGTCTGGAATACAGGTTGTAGCATGTACTGAAAAAGCGAATGATGAATTGTATGAAATCGACTTTACCCTACCAACTGCAATTTTGATGGGCTCTGAAGAAGATGGTATTTCTGATAATTTATTAGAACAGGCCGACTTCGCAACTAAGATTCCAATGATGGGAAAAATAGGTTCGTTGAATGTTTCAGTGGCTACGGCAATTATTTTATATGAAGCTGTAAGGCAACGCCAAAACAATAAATAA
- a CDS encoding shikimate kinase, whose product MTTNIFLIGMPSSGKSTLGRQIAKSLGYEFVDLDLRIEIAEGKKIAEIFSLNGEEYFRKVENQQLKKIIKDSKMVVATGGGTPCYYDGLDYIKENGISIFLDVKPEMLVERMKVSKKNDRPLFDLESKSLLDTISQTYNERLSTYQKADITVEGDTDPDSILWIIEAEFSRK is encoded by the coding sequence ATGACCACGAATATTTTTTTAATAGGAATGCCTTCGTCGGGTAAAAGTACACTTGGCCGACAAATCGCAAAAAGTCTCGGATACGAATTTGTGGACTTAGACTTGAGAATCGAAATTGCAGAAGGCAAGAAAATCGCGGAAATTTTTAGCTTAAATGGCGAAGAATATTTCAGAAAAGTTGAAAACCAACAACTCAAAAAAATTATTAAGGATTCAAAAATGGTTGTAGCCACTGGCGGTGGCACTCCATGCTATTACGATGGCCTTGATTATATTAAAGAAAATGGTATTAGTATTTTCTTAGATGTAAAACCAGAAATGTTAGTCGAAAGAATGAAAGTTTCTAAAAAAAATGACCGTCCATTATTTGATTTAGAAAGTAAATCGCTTTTAGACACTATTTCACAAACTTATAATGAACGCCTCTCAACCTATCAGAAAGCGGATATAACTGTTGAAGGCGATACCGATCCCGACAGTATTCTTTGGATAATAGAAGCAGAATTTTCAAGAAAATAA
- a CDS encoding BT_3928 family protein translates to MKILAQIARIIVGVIFTFSGFVKVVDPVGTGIKLEEYFEVFAQDLPSLQGVFMFLAHNSLTLSLIFCALEIILGIATLLSYRMKYTSWLLLIIIVFFTFLTFYSAYFNKVTDCGCFGDFLKLKPWTSFNKDIFLTVLILVIFIFRSGYKESNLHTFMAITTIISFGLGIYAIRYLPPIDFLPYAVGKSIPEQMKPTGVKPIMEFTFLNKKTNETIVAKEFLMDTLTYKYVSMVTLNEDKIKPKITDYNISDSQGNNYTDSSFTGKKLLVILKNVEQIDEAEVINLKSVIKEAESIGVQPMILTSVIQADYEKFKTTNHITTPYFSADATVLKTMARTNPCVILLENGVVKGKWGNHSIPSKKELAETLK, encoded by the coding sequence ATGAAAATACTCGCACAAATTGCTCGAATAATTGTTGGTGTAATATTTACTTTTTCAGGGTTCGTAAAAGTTGTAGACCCTGTTGGTACTGGCATTAAACTAGAAGAATATTTCGAAGTTTTTGCTCAAGATTTACCTTCTTTGCAAGGTGTTTTTATGTTTCTAGCTCACAACTCCCTTACGTTATCACTAATTTTTTGTGCTTTAGAAATTATTTTAGGGATTGCTACGCTTCTTTCTTATCGCATGAAATATACTTCATGGTTACTTTTAATAATTATCGTATTTTTTACCTTTTTAACTTTCTATTCAGCATACTTCAATAAAGTAACTGATTGTGGTTGTTTCGGGGATTTTTTAAAGCTTAAACCTTGGACTTCTTTTAATAAAGATATTTTCTTAACCGTTCTAATACTCGTAATTTTTATTTTTAGAAGTGGTTATAAAGAATCAAATTTGCATACCTTTATGGCCATAACTACTATTATTTCATTTGGATTAGGTATTTATGCCATACGCTACTTGCCACCTATTGATTTTTTACCGTATGCCGTAGGTAAAAGTATTCCAGAACAAATGAAGCCAACGGGAGTAAAACCAATAATGGAATTTACTTTCTTGAACAAAAAAACCAATGAAACCATAGTAGCAAAAGAATTTCTGATGGATACACTCACCTATAAGTATGTATCTATGGTTACGCTAAATGAGGATAAAATTAAACCTAAAATTACTGATTACAATATTAGCGATTCACAAGGTAATAATTATACTGATTCTAGCTTTACTGGTAAAAAATTATTAGTTATATTGAAAAATGTTGAGCAAATTGATGAAGCGGAAGTGATAAACCTAAAATCGGTTATCAAAGAAGCAGAATCAATTGGAGTTCAACCAATGATTTTGACATCAGTGATACAAGCCGACTATGAAAAATTTAAAACTACAAATCATATTACTACTCCATATTTTTCGGCAGATGCTACAGTTTTAAAAACAATGGCCAGAACAAATCCATGCGTGATTTTGTTAGAAAATGGAGTAGTCAAGGGTAAATGGGGTAATCATAGTATTCCAAGTAAAAAAGAATTAGCTGAAACATTAAAATAA
- a CDS encoding DUF1599 domain-containing protein, translated as MNQTETEYRQVIKICQDLFEKKNKDYGTSWRILRLPSITDQIFIKAQRIRTIQEKGFSRVDEGEIPEFIGIINYCVMALIQAELVNNSEVEIPFEKLQAMYNKQVAEVMQLLFNKNHDYGEAWRDMRVSSMTDIILMKLYRIKQIEDNQGKTLVSEGIKAGYQDIINYAVFCMIKLGQAQGQQ; from the coding sequence ATGAACCAAACAGAAACAGAATATCGCCAAGTCATAAAAATTTGTCAAGACCTTTTTGAAAAGAAAAATAAAGACTACGGTACTTCATGGCGTATATTACGATTACCGAGTATAACAGACCAAATATTTATTAAAGCACAACGTATACGAACCATTCAAGAAAAAGGATTTAGCCGCGTTGATGAAGGCGAAATTCCTGAGTTCATTGGTATAATCAACTACTGTGTAATGGCTTTAATTCAAGCTGAATTAGTGAATAATTCTGAAGTTGAAATACCTTTTGAAAAACTTCAAGCTATGTATAATAAACAAGTTGCTGAGGTAATGCAATTATTGTTTAATAAGAATCATGATTATGGTGAAGCTTGGCGTGATATGCGAGTAAGTTCAATGACAGATATTATTTTGATGAAATTATACCGCATTAAACAAATTGAAGATAATCAAGGTAAAACTTTAGTTTCAGAAGGTATTAAAGCTGGTTATCAGGATATCATTAACTATGCTGTATTCTGTATGATTAAGCTAGGACAGGCTCAGGGACAACAATAA
- the folP gene encoding dihydropteroate synthase: MTLISIKFQNDSKAENKLIDLSSPKIMGILNITPDSFFAKSRYNADIDLLIEKAAEMLKQGATFIDIGGYSTRPNAAEVSTNEEIDRVVPAIEAIVKNLPDAILSIDTFRSKVAQAAIHAGAAIINDIAGGNLDEFMFKTVAELNVPYILMHSRGNPQTMSSLNQYDNLTLEIIHELNEKVLQLRLLGVKDIIIDPGFGFAKDSKQGFELMKNLKTFDVMNMPILVGISRKSMIWRTLGVSADDALNGTTALNMYALTQGAKILRVHDVKEANETLKLYEELC, from the coding sequence ATGACATTGATAAGTATTAAATTTCAGAATGATTCTAAGGCAGAGAATAAGTTGATAGATTTATCTAGCCCAAAGATAATGGGGATATTAAATATTACGCCCGACTCTTTTTTTGCTAAAAGTAGATACAATGCCGATATTGATTTACTAATAGAAAAAGCTGCTGAAATGCTTAAACAAGGTGCTACATTTATTGATATTGGAGGATATTCGACCCGTCCGAATGCCGCAGAGGTTTCAACCAACGAAGAAATTGATAGAGTTGTACCCGCCATTGAAGCAATTGTAAAAAACCTACCAGATGCAATACTATCAATAGATACTTTTAGAAGTAAAGTTGCTCAAGCAGCAATTCATGCTGGAGCAGCGATAATCAATGATATTGCGGGGGGGAATCTTGATGAATTTATGTTTAAAACAGTTGCAGAATTAAATGTTCCCTACATATTAATGCATAGTCGTGGGAATCCACAAACAATGAGTAGTTTAAATCAATACGATAATCTTACTTTAGAAATTATACATGAACTAAATGAAAAAGTTTTGCAGTTAAGATTATTAGGCGTAAAGGATATAATCATTGACCCTGGTTTTGGTTTTGCAAAAGATTCAAAACAGGGGTTCGAATTAATGAAAAACTTGAAAACATTTGATGTAATGAATATGCCCATTCTAGTGGGAATATCAAGAAAATCAATGATTTGGCGAACACTTGGTGTCTCTGCTGATGATGCCCTCAATGGCACAACGGCTTTGAATATGTATGCACTTACTCAAGGTGCTAAAATCCTACGAGTTCATGATGTTAAAGAGGCCAATGAAACACTGAAATTGTACGAGGAGCTTTGTTGA
- a CDS encoding glycosyltransferase family 4 protein: MFPTFESLIPDKQIQILISAIIAMIINLRSIPVIINISGLRGLMDNPVKRSSHKTPTPTFGGVAIFAGVLIGYMIWNFGDEGILIHKVFAGTVILFFLGIKDDLYALSPTKKMIVQVLASAIVVIGSDLRISDLFGIFGLGHIPYILSILLTIFVFVAMINAFNLIDGIDGLAGGIAMIASSGFGLWFLVNHHYSLACLALCLAGSLVGFLRFNFSQSSKIFMGDTGSLIIGYIITVLAVRFIHLNVMHAWEADLSFVSAPIIAVVILIIPIFDTIRVFSIRILRGKSPFKADRLHMHHLLIDNNLSHMQASFVLYFTTIFFTVTTYLARSYFTNTELCFFIVILLACYFIAGHFLEVRRLQLKKEELTTTDKTSANKTPKKEQLKLSEVSTN; the protein is encoded by the coding sequence ATGTTTCCTACTTTCGAATCTCTTATCCCTGATAAGCAAATACAAATATTAATTTCAGCGATTATCGCAATGATCATAAACTTGCGTTCAATTCCTGTCATCATAAACATAAGCGGTCTGCGTGGATTAATGGATAATCCTGTTAAAAGAAGCTCACATAAAACACCTACTCCTACCTTTGGTGGAGTAGCAATTTTCGCTGGTGTTTTGATTGGTTATATGATTTGGAATTTTGGTGATGAAGGAATATTAATTCACAAAGTTTTTGCAGGGACCGTAATATTATTTTTTTTAGGAATTAAAGATGACTTATATGCACTTTCACCAACTAAGAAAATGATTGTGCAAGTTCTGGCATCAGCCATCGTAGTTATTGGAAGTGATTTGAGAATTTCAGACCTATTTGGAATTTTTGGTCTTGGACATATTCCTTACATTTTAAGTATCCTACTCACGATTTTTGTCTTTGTAGCCATGATTAATGCTTTTAATTTAATTGATGGCATTGATGGCTTAGCAGGTGGTATTGCAATGATTGCAAGTAGTGGATTTGGACTTTGGTTTTTAGTCAACCACCATTATTCTTTGGCATGTTTAGCATTGTGCTTAGCTGGGTCTTTAGTAGGTTTTCTGCGATTTAACTTTTCTCAATCTTCAAAAATATTTATGGGAGATACTGGTTCATTGATTATTGGATATATAATCACAGTACTTGCCGTAAGATTTATTCACTTAAATGTCATGCATGCTTGGGAAGCTGACTTATCATTTGTTAGTGCACCAATTATAGCAGTTGTTATATTAATTATTCCAATTTTTGATACAATTAGAGTATTTTCAATTAGAATTTTGAGAGGAAAATCACCGTTTAAAGCCGACCGCCTGCACATGCACCATTTGTTGATAGACAACAATCTTTCTCACATGCAGGCTTCCTTTGTTTTATATTTTACAACAATTTTCTTTACTGTAACTACTTACTTGGCAAGAAGTTATTTTACAAATACTGAACTCTGCTTTTTCATAGTTATTCTATTGGCTTGTTATTTTATTGCTGGACACTTTTTAGAAGTCAGACGTCTTCAATTAAAGAAAGAAGAACTAACAACAACCGATAAAACATCAGCCAATAAAACTCCAAAGAAGGAACAATTAAAACTCAGTGAGGTGAGTACAAACTAA